A genomic window from Lotus japonicus ecotype B-129 chromosome 1, LjGifu_v1.2 includes:
- the LOC130733777 gene encoding uncharacterized protein At3g50808-like: MEKHIDCSEIQPYKCNKRLVISLCPLPHTGRSSNDEASCNTCSRRLTEPYLYRYCSISCKAIAVSKKPDDSIPPFMSIKEEEASEPPNLLEVKKEETSEPSHLPEEKKEEFPEPSMRKRKRKGIPHRAPFF, from the exons ATGGAAAAGCATATTGACTGCTCGGAAATCCAG CCCTACAAGTGCAACAAGCGACTGGTGATTTCTCTGTGTCCTCTCCCGCACACTGGTAGGTCATCAAATGACGAGGCATCGTGCAACACCTGCAGCAGAAGGTTGACTGAACCTTATCTGTATCGCTACTGCTCTATTTCTTGCAAG GCCATAGCTGTTTCAAAGAAGCCTGATGATTCAATTCCTCCCTTCATGTCTATCAAAGAGGAGGAAGCCTCTGAACCCCCAAATCTTCTTGAGGTAAAAAAGGAGGAAACTTCTGAACCCTCACATCTTCCTGAGGAGAAAAAGGAGGAATTCCCTGAACCCTCAATgcggaaaaggaaaagaaagggaATACCCCACAGAGCTCCCTTCTTCTAA